A window of the Bacillus sp. A301a_S52 genome harbors these coding sequences:
- a CDS encoding spore coat protein, protein MNQQQPQASSQQQSKIQNPKTQVPETPQMNDRDYINDILATEKYMTTSYSTAMNEASHEALYTDIEAICTESQRCQRDLFNLMFEKGWYSFEASDAQKLDQSYQQYQGYSNQFPY, encoded by the coding sequence ATGAATCAACAACAACCACAAGCAAGCAGTCAACAGCAATCTAAAATTCAAAATCCGAAAACACAAGTTCCTGAAACACCTCAAATGAACGATAGAGATTATATTAATGACATTCTAGCAACCGAAAAGTATATGACTACCTCATATTCTACAGCGATGAATGAAGCTAGTCATGAAGCACTCTACACAGATATTGAGGCTATTTGTACAGAATCCCAGCGATGTCAGCGTGATTTATTTAACCTGATGTTTGAGAAAGGCTGGTATAGCTTTGAAGCTAGTGACGCACAAAAATTAGATCAATCCTACCAACAATACCAAGGTTACTCTAATCAGTTTCCATACTAA
- a CDS encoding isoprenylcysteine carboxylmethyltransferase family protein, with amino-acid sequence MIKWIGISVFVYGGIIRCWTYRLMYTHSRHFHLPLYERPLYTRGPYRHHRHPLHTSLFLMTLGSGLLISNHWLAAPLMFLLIGSALHPIMREEEQFLAQKYGDIYACWCKHRFRLLPFFY; translated from the coding sequence TTGATAAAATGGATTGGAATCAGTGTGTTCGTATATGGCGGCATTATCCGTTGTTGGACATATAGATTAATGTACACTCATAGCAGGCATTTCCACTTGCCTCTTTATGAACGTCCACTTTACACACGCGGTCCATACCGTCACCACCGCCACCCACTTCATACGAGTTTATTTCTAATGACACTGGGAAGCGGTTTATTAATCAGTAATCATTGGTTAGCTGCACCACTAATGTTTTTGTTAATCGGAAGTGCTCTCCATCCTATTATGCGTGAAGAAGAACAATTCTTAGCACAAAAATATGGAGATATTTACGCCTGTTGGTGTAAACATCGTTTCAGATTACTTCCATTTTTCTACTAA
- the secY gene encoding preprotein translocase subunit SecY, translated as MFQSIGNMFKVKDLRQKIFFTLSLLVVFRIGAHIPAPGVNADVLNFEGLGALGFLNAFGGGALENFSIFATGIMPYITASIIVQLLRMDVVPKFSEWSKQGEAGRKKLAQVTRYGTIGIAFVQAMGLSIGFNNIMPGLVPNPSVTTYLTIALVLTAGTAFLLWLGEQITAKGVGNGISIMIFAGIASGIPNGVMQLYTIYLADAGDRLFINVITVLLILLAILCLVVGVIFVQQAIRKIPIQYAKKLIAGGRPTGGESSHLPIKVNAAGVIPVIFAMALFIFPSTIAGIVGEQNPIAHWVIEVFDYTHPAGMAIYVLLIIAFSYFYTMVQMNPEQMADNLRKQNGFIPGVRPGKATEKFIVKVLYRLTFVGSIFLATIAILPILFAQVAGLPPAVQIGGTGLLIVVGVALDTMKQIESQLIDRKYTGFLKKSS; from the coding sequence ATGTTTCAATCCATTGGAAATATGTTCAAAGTAAAAGATTTGCGTCAAAAGATTTTCTTCACTTTGTCTCTATTAGTTGTGTTTCGTATTGGAGCCCATATTCCTGCTCCGGGAGTAAACGCAGACGTATTAAATTTTGAAGGATTGGGAGCTCTTGGGTTTTTAAATGCGTTTGGTGGAGGGGCTTTAGAGAACTTCTCAATTTTCGCTACTGGTATTATGCCTTACATTACAGCGTCGATCATTGTACAGCTGTTACGCATGGATGTCGTTCCAAAGTTTTCAGAATGGTCGAAACAGGGTGAAGCAGGCCGGAAGAAACTTGCACAAGTGACTCGTTACGGTACGATTGGCATTGCATTTGTACAAGCAATGGGTTTATCTATCGGATTTAATAATATTATGCCAGGACTTGTACCTAACCCGTCGGTAACCACATATTTAACGATTGCTCTCGTATTAACAGCAGGTACCGCTTTTTTACTCTGGCTTGGCGAACAGATCACCGCTAAAGGGGTTGGAAATGGGATCTCCATTATGATTTTTGCTGGAATTGCATCTGGCATCCCTAATGGCGTGATGCAGCTATATACTATTTATCTTGCTGATGCTGGAGATAGACTATTTATAAATGTCATCACAGTTCTTCTTATTTTACTTGCCATTCTTTGTCTTGTTGTCGGCGTTATTTTCGTGCAGCAAGCCATTAGAAAAATACCTATACAATATGCGAAAAAGTTGATTGCTGGTGGGAGACCCACTGGCGGTGAATCCTCACATTTACCGATAAAAGTGAATGCTGCTGGGGTGATCCCTGTTATATTTGCAATGGCCTTGTTCATTTTTCCTTCTACTATTGCAGGAATTGTGGGTGAGCAAAATCCCATTGCTCACTGGGTGATTGAAGTGTTTGATTACACGCATCCAGCAGGTATGGCGATCTATGTTCTGCTTATCATTGCCTTTTCTTATTTCTATACGATGGTTCAGATGAATCCAGAGCAGATGGCTGATAATTTGAGAAAGCAAAACGGATTTATTCCTGGTGTGAGACCAGGGAAGGCAACGGAAAAATTTATTGTGAAAGTACTATACCGACTTACCTTCGTGGGATCTATCTTCCTTGCCACGATTGCTATATTACCGATCTTGTTTGCTCAAGTAGCTGGTTTACCTCCGGCAGTTCAAATAGGAGGAACAGGGTTGTTAATCGTGGTAGGGGTAGCGCTTGATACGATGAAACAAATTGAAAGCCAACTTATTGATCGAAAGTATACAGGTTTTTTAAAGAAAAGTTCTTAA
- a CDS encoding homoserine dehydrogenase, with translation MSNVKKIGIIGFGTVGSGVYETLLTKREKVTHLIGSDLEIPIILVKDVSRKRHVANDTKVTDRFEEVIALADLDVVIEVSPDAETGYPYVHALLSNGITVITANKELVAKHGEALLPLAEANNCRLYYEAAVAGGIPVLSSIRHTLKTNDILRLEGIVNGTSNFILTKMREEGAAFDVALAEAQEKGYAEAVPDKDVDGWDAYFKTTILSQWLFGRAPVWQSAIPIGIREVRLEDLALAEKIGGRIKHVAALENVKGQPVASVRPHLILAEHPLYAIEGVNNAIHLEGSIVGSIAFQGPGAGKFPTASAIVEDLVNHLSHTSEKQPDVLDIPINKNEDKSFTPKQTKVWFITGKQLTLQLEGSQSIETLSDIFYYGGKEAVLLTGSEREVIRTMTKLNDSITIYPVTGGQLEKLENLNKKAVFSR, from the coding sequence ATGAGCAATGTGAAAAAAATAGGCATCATTGGTTTTGGGACAGTGGGAAGTGGTGTCTATGAAACACTGCTGACAAAAAGAGAAAAAGTTACTCATTTAATAGGGAGTGACCTTGAAATACCCATTATTCTTGTGAAAGATGTTTCTCGCAAACGTCATGTAGCAAACGATACAAAGGTAACGGATCGTTTCGAAGAAGTCATAGCATTGGCGGATTTAGATGTGGTCATTGAAGTGTCACCAGATGCTGAAACAGGCTATCCTTATGTGCACGCGTTATTAAGTAACGGAATAACCGTGATAACAGCGAATAAAGAATTGGTTGCAAAACATGGAGAAGCCCTTTTGCCATTAGCGGAAGCAAATAACTGTCGATTATATTACGAAGCTGCGGTAGCTGGTGGTATTCCTGTTTTGTCTAGCATTCGTCACACGTTAAAAACGAATGATATTTTACGATTGGAAGGCATTGTGAACGGGACGTCCAATTTTATTTTAACGAAAATGAGAGAGGAGGGAGCGGCGTTTGATGTCGCTTTAGCTGAAGCACAAGAAAAAGGGTATGCTGAGGCTGTCCCTGATAAAGACGTGGATGGCTGGGATGCGTATTTTAAAACGACGATTTTAAGTCAATGGCTATTTGGCCGAGCGCCTGTGTGGCAAAGTGCTATCCCAATAGGTATAAGAGAAGTTCGACTGGAGGATTTAGCCCTTGCAGAAAAAATAGGGGGACGAATTAAGCATGTAGCTGCTTTAGAAAATGTGAAGGGGCAGCCAGTGGCATCTGTACGTCCCCATCTCATTTTAGCCGAACATCCTCTTTACGCGATAGAAGGTGTCAATAATGCGATTCATTTAGAGGGGAGTATTGTCGGCTCTATCGCTTTTCAAGGTCCAGGGGCTGGTAAATTTCCAACAGCCAGTGCTATAGTAGAAGACCTTGTTAACCATTTATCACACACAAGTGAGAAGCAGCCCGACGTTTTGGATATTCCTATTAATAAGAATGAGGATAAATCATTTACTCCGAAACAGACAAAAGTATGGTTTATCACCGGAAAGCAATTGACTTTGCAGTTAGAAGGAAGCCAGTCAATTGAAACGTTGTCTGATATATTTTATTACGGTGGGAAAGAGGCTGTATTACTCACTGGCAGCGAGCGAGAAGTGATCAGGACGATGACGAAACTCAATGATTCTATTACAATTTACCCTGTGACAGGCGGACAGTTAGAGAAGCTGGAAAACCTCAATAAAAAAGCTGTATTTAGTCGATAA
- the acsA gene encoding acetate--CoA ligase, translating to MGANTASHIKRQTIIYPRQKDKEIASLTDYKDVLNTFSWEDAVNGLSEAPNGRWNAAHECIDRHVEDGYGDKKALLFTDGQSEETYTFSDVKAITDQYAKVLKQAGVEKGDRVFIFLPKSPDCYFSILAAIKVGAIAGPLFEAFMEEAVKERMYDCEAQYLITDETLAKRVPFNELPSLKTTWHIDELREKGRNLAEVDTASPIVWLGEEDGMLIHYTSGSTGKPKGVLHAQRALSHHYISGKWVLDVHDDDVFWCTSHPGWVTGSVYGVFAPWLNRATVVIHGGRFEAKAWYELIERFKVSIWYSAPTAFRLLMSAGDVHEAYDLSSLRHVLSVGEPLNPEAIYWAKETFNVRIHDTWWMTETGGHLIVNLPSQPIKPGSMGRAFPGIEVGILDDTNNPLPAGKVGKLAVKAPWPGIMKTIWKNREKYNSYFTDNGWYLSGDNAYQDEEGYVFFQGRDDDLIKTSGEQVGPFEVESKLIEHPAVSEAGVIGKPDQLRGNIIKAFITINSGYTASDALKEDIRQFVKLKLAAHAAPKEIEIVDELPKTKISGKILRRVLKEQELKKMQ from the coding sequence ATGGGAGCTAATACAGCATCACATATTAAACGACAAACCATTATCTATCCAAGACAGAAAGATAAAGAGATTGCCAGTTTGACAGATTATAAAGACGTACTCAACACCTTTTCATGGGAAGACGCTGTTAATGGCCTGTCAGAAGCCCCTAATGGCCGTTGGAATGCTGCCCATGAATGTATTGATCGGCATGTTGAGGACGGCTATGGCGATAAGAAGGCGTTGTTATTCACCGATGGCCAGTCAGAAGAAACATATACATTTTCTGACGTTAAGGCGATTACGGATCAATATGCCAAAGTGTTGAAACAGGCAGGAGTCGAAAAGGGAGACAGAGTATTTATTTTCTTACCTAAGTCTCCGGATTGTTATTTTTCAATTCTTGCAGCTATTAAAGTGGGGGCAATAGCTGGCCCCTTATTTGAAGCTTTTATGGAAGAAGCAGTTAAGGAGCGGATGTATGATTGTGAAGCACAATACTTAATTACGGACGAAACATTAGCAAAGCGAGTTCCTTTTAATGAGCTTCCATCTCTAAAAACAACGTGGCATATTGATGAATTAAGAGAAAAAGGACGCAATCTTGCTGAGGTAGATACAGCTTCTCCTATCGTATGGCTTGGAGAAGAGGATGGCATGCTTATTCACTACACGTCTGGATCAACGGGAAAACCAAAAGGTGTCTTACATGCTCAGAGAGCTCTTTCACATCATTATATTTCTGGGAAATGGGTGCTGGATGTGCATGATGATGATGTTTTTTGGTGCACCTCACATCCTGGCTGGGTGACTGGCAGTGTCTATGGGGTATTTGCCCCATGGCTTAATAGGGCAACCGTTGTTATACACGGAGGACGTTTTGAAGCTAAAGCATGGTATGAATTGATTGAACGGTTCAAAGTGTCGATTTGGTATAGTGCTCCAACGGCGTTTCGTTTACTCATGAGCGCTGGTGACGTCCATGAAGCATATGATTTATCAAGTCTTCGCCATGTCCTTAGTGTAGGTGAACCGTTAAATCCTGAAGCGATATACTGGGCAAAGGAAACCTTTAATGTCCGTATTCATGACACATGGTGGATGACAGAAACGGGTGGTCACCTGATCGTTAATTTACCTTCACAGCCGATTAAGCCAGGGTCGATGGGGCGGGCATTTCCGGGGATTGAAGTAGGCATTCTTGATGATACGAATAACCCGCTACCGGCAGGGAAAGTAGGTAAATTAGCTGTCAAAGCACCTTGGCCAGGTATTATGAAAACAATATGGAAAAACAGAGAAAAGTATAACTCTTATTTTACAGACAATGGTTGGTACTTGTCAGGTGATAATGCTTATCAAGATGAGGAAGGCTATGTGTTCTTTCAGGGACGTGATGATGATTTGATAAAAACATCGGGGGAACAAGTTGGACCATTTGAAGTGGAAAGTAAATTAATTGAGCACCCAGCTGTGTCTGAAGCAGGAGTGATTGGGAAGCCAGATCAACTGAGAGGTAATATCATTAAAGCCTTTATTACGATAAACAGCGGATATACAGCTAGCGATGCGTTAAAAGAAGATATCCGTCAATTCGTCAAACTTAAATTGGCTGCCCATGCAGCTCCAAAAGAAATTGAGATCGTTGATGAACTACCAAAAACTAAGATTAGCGGCAAAATATTACGACGTGTACTTAAGGAGCAAGAACTAAAAAAAATGCAGTGA
- a CDS encoding ABC transporter ATP-binding protein, with translation MSIKVQQVSRLFNGEPAVQHVSFKAEKGEIVGLLGTSGCGKSTLLRAISGLDTGYDGTIETNGHINRGTSKDLGLIFQEPRLMPWLTVLENVCFGLEGKAKANKKKAKELLQVVGLEGFEHYYPKQLSGGMAQRTAIARALVTEPDTLLLDEPFSALDAFTKLQLQDMLLDLWQSYQPTMVIVTHDIDEALTLCDRVIILKGQPGELYKNIEVKQPKPRSKGDAGLAKLKEDIIDSLEVTKKVAPTSQKHIKEA, from the coding sequence ATGAGTATTAAAGTTCAACAAGTCAGCAGATTATTCAACGGAGAACCCGCAGTCCAACACGTCTCTTTTAAAGCTGAAAAAGGAGAAATTGTCGGCTTGCTAGGAACGAGTGGATGTGGGAAAAGCACGCTTTTAAGAGCCATTTCTGGTCTTGATACTGGATACGATGGCACGATTGAAACTAATGGTCACATAAATCGTGGGACATCAAAAGATCTCGGCCTCATCTTTCAAGAACCAAGACTTATGCCGTGGTTAACTGTTTTAGAAAATGTTTGTTTTGGCTTAGAAGGAAAAGCGAAAGCCAATAAAAAGAAAGCTAAGGAACTATTACAGGTCGTTGGACTAGAAGGATTTGAACACTATTATCCGAAGCAATTATCCGGTGGCATGGCTCAGCGTACCGCCATCGCAAGAGCACTTGTCACTGAACCAGACACGCTTTTATTAGATGAACCATTTAGCGCATTGGATGCTTTTACAAAACTACAATTACAAGATATGCTGCTGGATTTATGGCAAAGTTACCAACCTACCATGGTGATTGTGACACATGATATTGATGAAGCTTTAACATTGTGTGATCGCGTGATTATTCTAAAAGGGCAGCCTGGAGAATTATATAAAAACATCGAAGTAAAGCAGCCAAAGCCTCGCTCAAAGGGAGATGCTGGACTGGCAAAACTTAAAGAAGACATTATAGACAGTTTGGAAGTAACCAAGAAAGTAGCGCCTACATCTCAGAAACACATAAAGGAGGCTTAA
- a CDS encoding ABC transporter permease, with protein MAISEGQIRKRSVEAVTLKGKKNIKQVKPAFLGNLGLSLVLPVTLILFWEIVTRFNYVESHLLPAPSDIVQVITSMASEGTLWQHSWITLYRIFWGFVWGSLAAVALGSLVGMSRKLEMLFDPLIQAFRAIPSLAWVPLFILWLGIGEPSKVTLIAVGVFFPVYLNIVGGIQSVDRKLIEVGKTYGFSSFQLVRRIILPASMPSFLTGLRSGLGLGWMFVVAAELMGASQGLGYLLVLGQNTLQPELILASIILFAVLGKMTDYLLKRVQTRALHWQDRIDVSK; from the coding sequence ATGGCTATTTCAGAAGGACAAATAAGAAAAAGATCGGTAGAAGCCGTCACGTTAAAGGGTAAGAAAAACATCAAACAAGTAAAGCCGGCCTTTCTTGGAAACTTGGGGCTCTCACTTGTTTTACCTGTAACACTTATTCTCTTTTGGGAAATCGTCACAAGATTTAATTATGTAGAAAGTCATTTATTACCGGCGCCAAGTGATATTGTCCAGGTTATCACATCAATGGCTTCAGAAGGAACATTGTGGCAACACAGTTGGATCACATTATATCGTATATTTTGGGGCTTTGTTTGGGGTTCTTTAGCTGCAGTAGCGCTTGGTTCACTGGTTGGGATGTCACGAAAACTAGAAATGTTATTTGATCCGTTAATTCAAGCCTTTCGTGCTATCCCATCTTTAGCGTGGGTTCCGCTGTTTATACTATGGCTCGGAATTGGTGAACCATCAAAAGTAACATTAATCGCTGTAGGGGTCTTCTTCCCAGTTTATCTCAATATTGTGGGTGGGATACAATCAGTCGATCGAAAGTTAATAGAAGTAGGTAAAACGTACGGTTTTTCTTCGTTTCAACTCGTGCGACGAATTATTTTGCCAGCATCAATGCCTTCTTTTTTAACTGGATTACGAAGCGGGTTAGGGTTAGGGTGGATGTTTGTGGTGGCGGCTGAGTTAATGGGAGCAAGTCAAGGATTGGGTTATTTACTCGTCTTGGGCCAAAATACATTGCAGCCTGAATTAATTTTAGCCAGTATTATTTTATTTGCTGTTTTAGGAAAGATGACAGATTACCTTCTTAAGAGAGTCCAGACACGGGCTTTACATTGGCAAGACCGCATTGATGTTTCTAAATAG
- a CDS encoding aliphatic sulfonate ABC transporter substrate-binding protein yields MAIKRILSSLLILSAGALLAACNNDTEAENSSSLDKITIDYAHYSPTSLVLKENGYLEEIFEDEGIEIEYVFSQGSNRALEFLAGGSVDFGSTAGAAALMAKSNGTPIKNVYIYSQPEWTALVTNEDSDINSVEDLEGQRVAATLGTDPYIFLVRALNEVGLSESDIEVVPLQHSDGANALANGDVDAWAGLDPHMARQELETNAELFYRNEAFNTYGFLNVREDFAEEHPEVVEKVIEAYEKARQWVEDNPEETINIIVQEAEIDPEVAALQLERNNFDNPIPGDAQRESITEAGIVLQESGNLDDGVDIDALVNELIDSSFAEAVIEQ; encoded by the coding sequence ATGGCGATTAAACGTATACTCTCAAGTTTATTAATCCTTTCCGCAGGAGCATTATTGGCGGCTTGTAACAATGACACCGAGGCGGAAAATTCGTCTTCACTTGATAAAATTACTATTGATTATGCGCATTACTCACCGACGAGCCTTGTTTTAAAAGAAAATGGCTATTTAGAAGAGATCTTTGAAGATGAAGGAATAGAGATTGAATACGTGTTTAGTCAAGGGAGTAACCGAGCACTGGAATTTTTAGCTGGGGGAAGTGTGGATTTTGGTTCAACAGCTGGAGCAGCAGCGCTTATGGCAAAGAGCAATGGGACACCGATCAAAAATGTCTACATCTATTCGCAACCAGAGTGGACGGCGCTTGTGACGAATGAAGACAGCGATATTAATAGTGTGGAAGATCTCGAAGGACAGCGAGTGGCAGCAACATTAGGGACGGACCCATACATTTTCCTCGTTCGAGCACTAAATGAGGTAGGTCTTTCAGAAAGTGATATAGAAGTGGTGCCATTGCAGCACAGTGATGGCGCTAATGCCCTAGCCAATGGAGATGTTGATGCATGGGCGGGATTAGATCCTCATATGGCACGGCAAGAATTAGAAACGAATGCAGAGTTGTTCTACAGAAATGAAGCATTCAACACGTATGGATTTTTAAATGTAAGAGAAGATTTTGCAGAAGAGCACCCAGAGGTTGTGGAAAAAGTGATAGAAGCGTATGAGAAAGCAAGGCAGTGGGTTGAGGATAACCCAGAAGAGACAATTAATATTATCGTTCAAGAAGCGGAAATTGATCCTGAGGTAGCTGCGTTACAATTGGAGAGGAATAATTTTGACAATCCAATCCCAGGGGATGCTCAGCGAGAAAGTATTACAGAGGCAGGTATCGTTCTTCAAGAGTCAGGTAATTTAGACGATGGGGTGGATATTGACGCGCTGGTGAATGAATTAATTGATTCATCCTTTGCAGAAGCAGTGATTGAACAGTAA
- a CDS encoding aminotransferase class V-fold PLP-dependent enzyme has product MSENSQFQTYHPETVLLHGGQSPDPTTGSRAVPIYQTTSYLFHDTEHAESLFALDEPGNIYSRIGNPTVDVLEKRLALLEEGVASVATSSGMAAISLSILNVANAGDDIVAATNLYGGTYNLFAVTLPKYGINVTFVDPEDPENFRKAITDKTRAVFAETIGNPSLHVLDIEAVADIAHEAGIPLIIDNTFATPYVCKPIEHGADIVVHSATKWIGGHGTSIGGVVVDGGRFNWQSDKYPGFNEPDPSYNGIVYARDFGTLAFSTKLRVQLLRDFGSCLSPFNAFQLIQGLETLHLRIVRHNENTLKLAQYLEEHPAVEWVSYPGLESHPSHERATQLLKNGYGAVLNFGIKGGRDAGRTLIDNVSLWSHLANVGDAKSLIIHPASTTHQQLSDDELIKTGVKPDLVRLSVGLEHTDDLAKDLDQALKLATGEGTKEDSTVINDEGVIRWALSSPNNTDADTPRLKTIAVVGLSGNESRPSHRLARKMQRLGYKIIPVNPRETEILGEKAYPDLKSVDGPIDIVQVFRSPEAAIEIAKEAAKVKPKIFWLQEGVISEKAAVIAKEAGLEVVHNRCTYKEAQRLRGTISTFACDL; this is encoded by the coding sequence ATGAGTGAAAATTCTCAATTTCAAACGTATCATCCAGAAACAGTATTATTACACGGTGGTCAATCACCAGATCCCACAACAGGATCGAGAGCGGTACCAATTTATCAGACAACGTCCTACTTGTTTCATGATACAGAACATGCGGAAAGTCTGTTCGCCCTTGATGAACCGGGGAATATCTATAGCCGTATTGGCAATCCAACTGTAGACGTACTTGAGAAACGACTGGCGCTATTAGAAGAAGGTGTTGCCTCTGTTGCTACATCCTCAGGAATGGCAGCAATCTCTCTATCCATTTTGAATGTAGCAAATGCAGGAGATGACATTGTAGCAGCTACAAATCTTTACGGTGGGACATATAACTTATTTGCCGTAACATTACCGAAATATGGTATTAATGTGACTTTTGTAGACCCTGAAGATCCTGAAAATTTCAGAAAAGCTATTACAGATAAAACACGAGCTGTATTTGCAGAGACAATTGGTAATCCAAGTCTGCATGTACTTGATATTGAGGCAGTGGCGGATATCGCACATGAAGCAGGCATACCACTTATTATTGATAATACATTTGCTACACCTTATGTATGTAAACCGATTGAACATGGCGCAGATATTGTCGTCCACTCTGCCACAAAATGGATAGGTGGACATGGAACATCTATCGGTGGGGTTGTTGTTGATGGGGGACGCTTTAACTGGCAATCAGACAAATATCCAGGTTTTAACGAACCAGACCCAAGTTATAACGGTATTGTGTATGCGAGAGATTTCGGAACACTCGCTTTTAGCACGAAGCTTCGTGTTCAGTTGTTGCGTGACTTTGGATCGTGTCTAAGTCCATTCAATGCCTTCCAACTTATACAAGGGCTTGAAACATTACATTTACGCATCGTGAGACATAATGAGAACACATTGAAGTTAGCCCAATACCTTGAGGAGCATCCAGCAGTGGAATGGGTATCATACCCAGGTCTTGAAAGCCACCCTTCCCATGAACGGGCAACTCAATTATTAAAAAATGGTTATGGCGCTGTGTTGAATTTCGGAATTAAAGGTGGCCGGGATGCTGGACGTACATTGATCGATAATGTATCGCTTTGGTCTCACCTAGCCAATGTAGGGGATGCCAAAAGTTTAATTATTCACCCGGCATCAACGACGCATCAGCAGCTATCGGATGATGAACTCATTAAGACAGGTGTTAAACCGGATTTAGTGAGACTTTCAGTAGGGCTAGAACATACAGATGACCTTGCAAAAGATTTGGATCAGGCATTGAAGCTTGCGACAGGTGAAGGGACTAAAGAGGATTCAACTGTTATTAATGATGAAGGTGTCATCCGCTGGGCACTATCAAGTCCGAATAATACAGATGCAGATACACCGAGGCTAAAAACAATTGCTGTGGTAGGACTGAGTGGTAACGAATCCCGTCCGAGTCACAGATTAGCACGAAAAATGCAGCGACTAGGCTATAAGATTATTCCAGTTAATCCACGAGAAACAGAAATATTAGGTGAAAAAGCTTATCCAGACTTAAAGTCAGTGGATGGACCCATTGATATTGTTCAAGTATTTAGAAGTCCAGAAGCAGCTATAGAAATAGCAAAAGAAGCTGCTAAAGTTAAACCGAAAATCTTTTGGCTTCAAGAAGGGGTTATTTCTGAAAAGGCTGCTGTCATAGCGAAAGAAGCTGGTCTTGAAGTCGTTCATAACCGTTGCACATATAAAGAAGCTCAGCGACTTAGAGGGACAATTTCAACATTTGCTTGTGATCTTTAA
- a CDS encoding DUF438 domain-containing protein, whose translation MSEMINNREKTSGEQTERQQLLKEIIKELHEGKPVEAVRQKFEQAIDSISVSEISQMEQALMEEEGISVEEVQRLCSVHTAVFKGSIEEIHQEEKQGHKPGHPVHTFIQENKEIDRLVNFTLTLHRDKFAKDPSEKTSSLLLDDLNRLLGIDNHYSRKENLLFPYLEKYGIFGPTKVMWGVDDRIRDAIKAAKLKLETDSWEADELLEAIDHIISEVSEMVFKEENILFPMALEKLTEDEWLKIEREGDVIGYTLITPPSPWQPDREDLQSEGFMKDGIVQLETGIMSVQQLELMMNHLPVDITFIDEHDVVRYFSHGKERIFHRTKSVIGRSVQNCHPPQSAHIVNALLDDFKSGKKDVEDFWIPFKEKFVLIRYFAVRDKEGNYKGTVEFTQNIKPIQEISGEKRLMS comes from the coding sequence ATGAGTGAAATGATCAATAATCGAGAGAAAACAAGTGGTGAGCAAACAGAGAGGCAACAGTTATTAAAGGAAATTATAAAAGAACTTCACGAGGGAAAACCTGTTGAAGCAGTGAGGCAAAAGTTTGAGCAGGCCATCGATAGCATTAGCGTGAGTGAAATTTCACAAATGGAACAGGCGCTAATGGAGGAAGAGGGGATTTCAGTAGAGGAAGTGCAGCGACTTTGCTCGGTGCATACAGCTGTGTTCAAAGGCTCAATAGAAGAGATCCATCAGGAAGAAAAGCAAGGTCATAAACCTGGCCATCCTGTTCACACATTTATTCAAGAGAATAAGGAAATTGATCGGCTCGTTAATTTCACGTTAACATTACATCGTGACAAGTTTGCAAAGGACCCTTCTGAGAAGACGTCAAGCCTTCTATTAGACGATTTAAATCGCTTATTGGGAATTGATAACCATTATAGTAGAAAAGAGAATTTACTGTTCCCTTATTTAGAGAAGTACGGTATCTTTGGACCGACAAAAGTCATGTGGGGAGTAGACGACAGGATAAGAGATGCGATTAAAGCAGCCAAGCTAAAGTTAGAAACGGATTCTTGGGAAGCGGACGAACTGTTAGAGGCGATTGATCATATTATTAGTGAAGTGTCAGAGATGGTCTTTAAAGAGGAAAATATTTTGTTTCCGATGGCATTGGAAAAATTAACAGAGGATGAATGGTTAAAGATTGAGCGTGAAGGTGATGTGATTGGCTATACGCTTATTACCCCTCCATCCCCGTGGCAACCAGATAGAGAAGACCTGCAATCAGAAGGGTTTATGAAGGATGGAATCGTTCAGCTTGAAACGGGTATCATGTCAGTTCAACAGCTTGAATTAATGATGAATCATTTACCAGTAGATATCACGTTTATTGATGAGCATGATGTGGTGCGGTATTTTTCACATGGGAAAGAACGCATCTTTCACCGAACAAAATCAGTTATCGGAAGATCGGTACAAAATTGCCACCCACCTCAAAGTGCTCACATTGTGAATGCCTTACTCGATGATTTTAAATCTGGTAAAAAAGATGTTGAAGACTTTTGGATACCCTTTAAAGAGAAATTTGTATTAATACGATATTTTGCAGTGAGAGACAAAGAAGGAAACTATAAAGGGACTGTAGAATTTACGCAAAACATTAAACCGATTCAAGAAATCAGTGGTGAAAAAAGGCTAATGTCGTAA